From a region of the Apis mellifera strain DH4 linkage group LG2, Amel_HAv3.1, whole genome shotgun sequence genome:
- the LOC413940 gene encoding importin-9 isoform X2 gives MDVQGSLREALYETLSGILSPHTETRQAAEQRIQALEVTEEFGIHLTEFVVDPNGHLPIRQLASVLLKQYVETHWSFVAEKFRPPEIKYTTKERIKELLPLGLRESISKVRTAVAYAISAIAHWDWPENWPGLFDILVSCLSGESEYAVHGAMRVLTEFTSDLTDNQLPNVGPVILQEMYRIFQSENQYSIRTRGRAVEIFTTITTLVAATGIYQKGFTEQYLQPVIPMFCEKFVHCLQLSDGSTSDSGLKTDVIKAINCLVTKLPKYVSRFLPQMLPPVWETLVQSAKLYQERSVNGEGDTNDKEVDSDGEIINFNNLIIAIFEFIHSIVDRKRFSNLLDNLMQEVMYYLIIFMQITDDQIELWTTSPNQFVEEDDIFAYNVRISAQELLTALVNYSEEKAVNALCEVVTRHIEATSRLQSTNDGSENNETWWKLRESSILALSKTKDAVVERQQTGILQFDIIRFLDTIVLATLKDSGAPPLLLGRCLCIGGKYAEIMPPEMSSRFLEATVNGLQENQLSCIRISAVKAIYWFCKASMMENNNTLGNIIRSHLPNIFQGVFNLANQPSTEILILVMETLQVLVSLDKAFTASMENKICPLTIAAFLKFYSDPEILNLCQDIFKSLTQNPDCIGPLQTRLIPTLTSMMDITPMNKSKDERCQNVALDILQVLVQYSPRPLSSALIETAFPAACHCILNSEDNETLQNGGEVIRTYLAVAARQVTIHRDNDGQTGLQYILQIIAQLLNPQSSEFTATFVGRLVTTLIRKAGNTLGENLDLLLKAVLSKMQRAETLTVVQSLLMIYAHLINTEFDAVLNFLSTVPGPTGQSALAFVLSEWVSRQHLFFGRYDRKVATVALCKILEYGVTHGDSRLNEITVKGDEIFSASD, from the exons atggaTGTACAAGGTTCTTTGAGAGAAGCTTTGTATGAAACGTTAAGTGGAATTTTGTCTCCTCATACAGAGACAAGACAAGCAGCTGAACAAAGAATACAAGCATTGGAAGTTACAGAAGAATTTGGTATACATTTAACAGAATTTGTAGTAGATCCTAATGGACATTTACCTATTAGGCAATTAGCTTCTGTATTGTTAAAACAATATGTTGAAACTCATTGGTCTTTTGTGGCTGAAAAATTTCGTCCtcctgaaataaaatatacaacaaaagaaagaattaaagaattactGCCATTAGGACTTCGTGAATCTATTagtaaa GTACGTACAGCAGTAGCATATGCGATATCAGCTATTGCACACTGGGATTGGCCAGAAAATTGGCCCGGTTTATTTGATATACTTGTTAGTTGTTTAAGCGGAGAAAGCGAGTATGCCGTTCACGGAGCAATGCGAGTTTTAACAGAATTTACTTCAGATCTTACTGATAATCAATTACCTAATGTGGGACCAGTAATTCTTCAAGAAATgtatagaatatttcaaagtgAAAAC caatATTCTATTAGAACCCGTGGTCGTGCTGTTGAAATATTTACTACAATTACAACGTTAGTTGCCGCTACtggaatttatcaaaaagGATTTACAGAGCAATATCTACAACCGGTTATTCCTAtgttttgtgaaaaatttgttcacTGTTTACAATTATCTGATGGTTCAACTAGCGATAGCGGACTTAAAACCGATGTTATTAAAGCCATAAATTGCCTAGTTACTAAGTTACCTAAATATGTATCAAGATTTTTACCTCAGATGTTACCACCAGTTTGGGAAACTTTAGTACAAAGTGCTAAACTCTATCAAGAAAGGTCTGTAAATGGAGAAGGAGATACAAATGATAAAGAAGTCGATTCAGATG gtgaaataattaactttaataatttgattattgcaatattcgaatttattcattctatcGTAGATCGTAAacgattttcaaatcttttggataatttaatGCAAGAAgtgatgtattatttaatcatttttatgcaaataactGATGATCAAATCGAATTATGGACGACTAGTCCTAATCAATTTGTCGAAGAAGACGATATATTTGCTTATAACGTTCGCATTTCAGCACAGGAACTTTTAacg GCTTTAGTGAATTATTCCGAGGAAAAAGCGGTAAATGCACTCTGCGAGGTAGTTACTCGTCATATTGAAGCAACTAGTAGATTACAAAGTACAAACGATGGAAGTGAGAATAATGAAACGTGGTGGAAGTTACGAGAATCGTCCATTTTAGCACTAAGTAAAACAAAAGATGCTGTTGTGGAAAGGCAGCAAACTGGAATTCttcaattcgatattattagatttttagatacaATCGTTTTAGCTACTTTAAAGGATTCAG GAGCACCACCGTTACTTCTTGGTCGTTGTTTATGTATCGGTGGCAAATATGCTGAGATAATGCCACCAGAAATGAGTTCACGTTTCTTAGAAGCAACAGTTAATGGGTTGCAAGAGAATCAACTTTCGTGTATTCGTATCAGTGCAGTGAAAGCTATTTATTGGTTCTGCAAGGCATCGATGATGGAAAATAACAATACCCTTGGCAATATTATACGATCTCATTTGCCAAATATATTCCAAGGAGTTTTCAATTTAGCCAATCAACCATCAacggaaattttaatattagtaatgGAAACTTTGCAAGTTTTGGTTTCG CTAGACAAAGCATTTACCGCTTCaatggagaataaaatttgtccCTTAACTATCGCtgcatttttaaagttttatagcgatcctgaaattttgaatttgtgtcaagatatatttaaaagcttAACACAAAATCCCGATTGCATAGGACCGTTACAAACTCGATTGATACCGACATTAACCAGCATGATGGATATAACGCCtatgaataaatcaaaagatG AAAGATGTCAAAACGTAGCTCTGGATATTTTGCAAGTATTGGTGCAATATTCTCCGAGACCTTTGAGTAGCGCATTGATAGAAACTGCGTTTCCTGCCGCTTGCCATTGTATTTTGAATTCAGAGGATAACGAAACGTTGCAAAACGGTGGAGAGGTTATACGGACTTATCTAGCTGTCGCTGCTCGCCAAGTAACGATACATCGAGATAACGATGGTCAAACAGGTTTGCAGTATATACTGCAGATCATTGCTCAACTATTGAATCCTCAG TCGAGCGAGTTTACAGCGACTTTTGTCGGACGATTGGTGACAACGTTAATTAGAAAAGCAGGAAATACATTGGGCGAAAATCTCGATCTATTATTGAAAGCTGTGCTCAGTAAAATGCAGCGAGCCGAGACGTTGACCGTGGTACAGAGTTTGCTCATGATATACGCTCATCTAATAAATACAGAATTCGATGCTGTCCTAAATTTTCTGTCAACCGTACCCGGTCCAACAGGACAAAGCGCACTCGCATTTGTACTCTCTGAATGGGTGAGCAGgcaacatttatttttcggTAGATACGACCGAAAGGTGGCAACAGTTGCACTTTGCAAGATATTGGAATACGGTGTTACCCACGGAGATAGTCGATTGAACGAGATCACTGTCAAAGGAGACGAAATATTTTCAG CGAGTgactaa
- the LOC413940 gene encoding importin-9 isoform X1, with protein MDVQGSLREALYETLSGILSPHTETRQAAEQRIQALEVTEEFGIHLTEFVVDPNGHLPIRQLASVLLKQYVETHWSFVAEKFRPPEIKYTTKERIKELLPLGLRESISKVRTAVAYAISAIAHWDWPENWPGLFDILVSCLSGESEYAVHGAMRVLTEFTSDLTDNQLPNVGPVILQEMYRIFQSENQYSIRTRGRAVEIFTTITTLVAATGIYQKGFTEQYLQPVIPMFCEKFVHCLQLSDGSTSDSGLKTDVIKAINCLVTKLPKYVSRFLPQMLPPVWETLVQSAKLYQERSVNGEGDTNDKEVDSDGEIINFNNLIIAIFEFIHSIVDRKRFSNLLDNLMQEVMYYLIIFMQITDDQIELWTTSPNQFVEEDDIFAYNVRISAQELLTALVNYSEEKAVNALCEVVTRHIEATSRLQSTNDGSENNETWWKLRESSILALSKTKDAVVERQQTGILQFDIIRFLDTIVLATLKDSGAPPLLLGRCLCIGGKYAEIMPPEMSSRFLEATVNGLQENQLSCIRISAVKAIYWFCKASMMENNNTLGNIIRSHLPNIFQGVFNLANQPSTEILILVMETLQVLVSLDKAFTASMENKICPLTIAAFLKFYSDPEILNLCQDIFKSLTQNPDCIGPLQTRLIPTLTSMMDITPMNKSKDERCQNVALDILQVLVQYSPRPLSSALIETAFPAACHCILNSEDNETLQNGGEVIRTYLAVAARQVTIHRDNDGQTGLQYILQIIAQLLNPQSSEFTATFVGRLVTTLIRKAGNTLGENLDLLLKAVLSKMQRAETLTVVQSLLMIYAHLINTEFDAVLNFLSTVPGPTGQSALAFVLSEWVSRQHLFFGRYDRKVATVALCKILEYGVTHGDSRLNEITVKGDEIFSGNEEGVRTRSKAESQPYQWTTIPVLAKIFKLIINELSNDIEAVAANQDTDESDNEDDEDDSENAYLDPGYETMLLLGEAANETEEDEDDPDLLQDSIYHLNLSQYLQDFLLNFSTHHCFPAYIQHLNIPERKVLSSLNINASFMQ; from the exons atggaTGTACAAGGTTCTTTGAGAGAAGCTTTGTATGAAACGTTAAGTGGAATTTTGTCTCCTCATACAGAGACAAGACAAGCAGCTGAACAAAGAATACAAGCATTGGAAGTTACAGAAGAATTTGGTATACATTTAACAGAATTTGTAGTAGATCCTAATGGACATTTACCTATTAGGCAATTAGCTTCTGTATTGTTAAAACAATATGTTGAAACTCATTGGTCTTTTGTGGCTGAAAAATTTCGTCCtcctgaaataaaatatacaacaaaagaaagaattaaagaattactGCCATTAGGACTTCGTGAATCTATTagtaaa GTACGTACAGCAGTAGCATATGCGATATCAGCTATTGCACACTGGGATTGGCCAGAAAATTGGCCCGGTTTATTTGATATACTTGTTAGTTGTTTAAGCGGAGAAAGCGAGTATGCCGTTCACGGAGCAATGCGAGTTTTAACAGAATTTACTTCAGATCTTACTGATAATCAATTACCTAATGTGGGACCAGTAATTCTTCAAGAAATgtatagaatatttcaaagtgAAAAC caatATTCTATTAGAACCCGTGGTCGTGCTGTTGAAATATTTACTACAATTACAACGTTAGTTGCCGCTACtggaatttatcaaaaagGATTTACAGAGCAATATCTACAACCGGTTATTCCTAtgttttgtgaaaaatttgttcacTGTTTACAATTATCTGATGGTTCAACTAGCGATAGCGGACTTAAAACCGATGTTATTAAAGCCATAAATTGCCTAGTTACTAAGTTACCTAAATATGTATCAAGATTTTTACCTCAGATGTTACCACCAGTTTGGGAAACTTTAGTACAAAGTGCTAAACTCTATCAAGAAAGGTCTGTAAATGGAGAAGGAGATACAAATGATAAAGAAGTCGATTCAGATG gtgaaataattaactttaataatttgattattgcaatattcgaatttattcattctatcGTAGATCGTAAacgattttcaaatcttttggataatttaatGCAAGAAgtgatgtattatttaatcatttttatgcaaataactGATGATCAAATCGAATTATGGACGACTAGTCCTAATCAATTTGTCGAAGAAGACGATATATTTGCTTATAACGTTCGCATTTCAGCACAGGAACTTTTAacg GCTTTAGTGAATTATTCCGAGGAAAAAGCGGTAAATGCACTCTGCGAGGTAGTTACTCGTCATATTGAAGCAACTAGTAGATTACAAAGTACAAACGATGGAAGTGAGAATAATGAAACGTGGTGGAAGTTACGAGAATCGTCCATTTTAGCACTAAGTAAAACAAAAGATGCTGTTGTGGAAAGGCAGCAAACTGGAATTCttcaattcgatattattagatttttagatacaATCGTTTTAGCTACTTTAAAGGATTCAG GAGCACCACCGTTACTTCTTGGTCGTTGTTTATGTATCGGTGGCAAATATGCTGAGATAATGCCACCAGAAATGAGTTCACGTTTCTTAGAAGCAACAGTTAATGGGTTGCAAGAGAATCAACTTTCGTGTATTCGTATCAGTGCAGTGAAAGCTATTTATTGGTTCTGCAAGGCATCGATGATGGAAAATAACAATACCCTTGGCAATATTATACGATCTCATTTGCCAAATATATTCCAAGGAGTTTTCAATTTAGCCAATCAACCATCAacggaaattttaatattagtaatgGAAACTTTGCAAGTTTTGGTTTCG CTAGACAAAGCATTTACCGCTTCaatggagaataaaatttgtccCTTAACTATCGCtgcatttttaaagttttatagcgatcctgaaattttgaatttgtgtcaagatatatttaaaagcttAACACAAAATCCCGATTGCATAGGACCGTTACAAACTCGATTGATACCGACATTAACCAGCATGATGGATATAACGCCtatgaataaatcaaaagatG AAAGATGTCAAAACGTAGCTCTGGATATTTTGCAAGTATTGGTGCAATATTCTCCGAGACCTTTGAGTAGCGCATTGATAGAAACTGCGTTTCCTGCCGCTTGCCATTGTATTTTGAATTCAGAGGATAACGAAACGTTGCAAAACGGTGGAGAGGTTATACGGACTTATCTAGCTGTCGCTGCTCGCCAAGTAACGATACATCGAGATAACGATGGTCAAACAGGTTTGCAGTATATACTGCAGATCATTGCTCAACTATTGAATCCTCAG TCGAGCGAGTTTACAGCGACTTTTGTCGGACGATTGGTGACAACGTTAATTAGAAAAGCAGGAAATACATTGGGCGAAAATCTCGATCTATTATTGAAAGCTGTGCTCAGTAAAATGCAGCGAGCCGAGACGTTGACCGTGGTACAGAGTTTGCTCATGATATACGCTCATCTAATAAATACAGAATTCGATGCTGTCCTAAATTTTCTGTCAACCGTACCCGGTCCAACAGGACAAAGCGCACTCGCATTTGTACTCTCTGAATGGGTGAGCAGgcaacatttatttttcggTAGATACGACCGAAAGGTGGCAACAGTTGCACTTTGCAAGATATTGGAATACGGTGTTACCCACGGAGATAGTCGATTGAACGAGATCACTGTCAAAGGAGACGAAATATTTTCAG GAAACGAAGAAGGCGTGAGGACTAGGAGTAAAGCCGAATCACAGCCTTATCAATGGACCACTATACCTGTTTTGGCAAAGATATTCAAGCTGATAATTAACGAGTTATCGAACGACATCGAAGCGGTCGCTGCTAATCAGGACACGGAT GAATCGGACAACGAAGACGACGAAGATGACAGTGAAAATGCCTATCTAGATCCAGGCTATGAAACTATGTTAC tgttgGGAGAAGCTGCGAACGAGACTGAGGAAGACGAGGACGATCCGGACTTGCTGCAAGATTCCATCTATCACTTGAATTTGAGTCAATATCtgcaagattttttattaaatttttcgactCATCATTGCTTCCCAGCTTACATTCAGCATCTAAATATTCCGGAACGAAAAGTTTTAAGCAGCTTAAACATCAACGCATCGTTCATGCAATAG